In Aegilops tauschii subsp. strangulata cultivar AL8/78 chromosome 3, Aet v6.0, whole genome shotgun sequence, one genomic interval encodes:
- the LOC109731731 gene encoding protein FAR1-RELATED SEQUENCE 4-like → MLETHWKVMDMTFRSQGDAYIFNKNHAREHGFGIKKQKVKRGAAGMIRYRRFLCSRAGRRQSKFITMEGRKRRLRPETRCDCGAHMVVKLDRERGVWFVASFVDDHNHAMARPDKVCFLWSHGRIGDGKRAEILAMEAAGIRKHIIMENFISRYGSYDKCGLIRRDIYNLCCREKMKLIAKGDAETAVGIMRSRKEKDPEFFL, encoded by the coding sequence ATGCTGGAGACACATTGGAAGGTCATGGATATGACGTTTCGGTCGCAAGGGGATGCATACATATTCAACAAGAATCATGCCAGAGAGCACGGGTTTGGCATCAAGAAACAGAAGGTGAAACGAGGTGCTGCAGGAATGATACGGTACCGGCGGTTTCTTTGCTCCAGAGCAGGGAGAAGGCAGAGCaagttcataaccatggagggccGCAAGCGCAGGCTTAGACCGGAGACTCGTTGCGACTGCGGTGCACATATGGTGGTGAAGCTGGACAGAGAACGTGGAGTTTGGTTCGTCGCGTCATTCGTGGATGATCACAACCACGCGATGGCTCGGCCGGACAAGGTTTGTTTTTTGTGGTCACACGGACGGATTGGAGATGGCAAGAGGGCCGAGATATTGGCGATGGAAGCGGCCGGGATAAGAAAGCATATAATAATGGAAAACTTCATCAGCAGATACGGTTCATACGATAAGTGCGGGCTTATCAGGAGGGACATTTACAATCTTTGTTGCAGAGAAAAAATGAAGCTCATTGCAAAAGGTGATGCAGAGACGGCAGTTGGCATTATGAGGAGCAGGAAGGAGAAGGACCCTGAGTTTTTTCTTTGA
- the LOC109731730 gene encoding uncharacterized protein, producing MVTRDCNRRPFFTVFELVEADDRMTNSMCKWVEATSLGDYALFLGATCTKVVHVVAGGVWRREKKPHLLFRPQGKGALDELTLIQQCLCNAIGVLPLPLPPYILHPFAQEKRWTQSSRFAMAAFRLLFLVLALAFSCNSAVAATVDNQPLPQQEACMASTSSSCPEATVDAKALKEEASLMYKEKVGAFFRHDGRNIQVDFVLPASNSEVAVGDEDLQLRQEAMAQAITVLSRHSPETTDAKTLKRAMGVVNLEAQRWKPIFRAVNRVLESGADDRTKEEAFTQARVQLNRDLGQEGPNALKLDFRFL from the exons ATGGTGACCAGGGATTGTAACCGCAGGCCCTTTTTCACCGTGTTTGAACTAGTTGAAGCCGACGACAGGATGACAAATTCCATGTGCAAGTGGGTGGAGGCCACGAGCTTAGGCGACTATGCCTTGTTTCTGGGGGCGACATGCACCAAGGTGGTGCACGTGGTGGCGGGCGGGGTGTGGCGGCGTGAGAAGAAACCACATCTACTATTTCGACCACAGGGCAAAGGTGCACTGGACGAACTCACCCTCATTCAGCAATGT TTGTGCAATGCAATTGGTGTGCTACCTCTTCCATTGCCACCATATATACTTCATCCGTTTGCTCAGGAGAAGAGATGGACCCAATCGTCTCGATTCGCCATGGCCGCCTtccgcctcctcttcctcgtgCTTGCCTTGGCCTTCAGCTGCAACAGCGCTGTCGCCGCAACGGTTGACAACCAGCCGCTGCCGCAGCAGGAGGCCTGCATGGCATCCACTTCTTCCTCGTGCCCGGAAGCCACCGTCGACGCCAAGGCGCTCAAGGAGGAGGCCAGCTTGATGTACAAGGAGAAGGTCGGCGCGTTCTTCAGACATGATGGTCGCAACATCCAGGTCGACTTCGTCCTCCCCGCCAGCAACAGCGAAGTCGCCGTTGGGGACGAGGACCTGCAGCTGAGGCAGGAGGCCATGGCGCAGGCCATTACCGTGCTCTCCCGCCACAGTCCAGAGACCACCGACGCCAAGACGCTCAAGCGGGCGATGGGGGTGGTGAACCTCGAGGCCCAGCGGTGGAAGCCCATCTTCAGGGCCGTCAACAGGGTGCTGGAGAGCGGCGCCGACGACCGCACCAAGGAGGAGGCGTTCACCCAGGCCAGGGTGCAGCTCAACCGCGACCTCGGCCAAGAAGGTCCCAACGCCCTCAAGCTCGACTTCCGCTTTCTGTGA